From one Octopus bimaculoides isolate UCB-OBI-ISO-001 chromosome 1, ASM119413v2, whole genome shotgun sequence genomic stretch:
- the LOC106873466 gene encoding uncharacterized ENTR1 family protein, translated as MAEKSKSQGELHPGVICNKCGKQVRGNRYKCLICQEYELCEDCENLRVHLEHAVIRIPSPSTLWMPLVTVSSNPVSPAVKNKPVDFNQSTRCNAIPFDIHEYQPPLQSRPGFAAAMCDPFMHDWSLLSDSANASSLSPGSGVSRIIDSITHDEDIPRSGGTHQLPKKPMSRSLFDFDDDDDDDDGELPKESTPEAKPNKPEGKPLASIGPKDNKLDEKPLPITKPKPKQAETVELPSSISGNSTLGSHSPPKSNQITEEKPSPSATSMDFPESLESSYSQSQHVSKYADSLNKSREESHSTAAVSNIGGAEADVSPDSLTLTNQATAITQADPEKTDAATNDSSEDILLSNSNGNTTATTTTNNNSTEEGEVASREENRSNEVTSNNSEDNETTTETTPAAEQRRNRTSPSVDYNLYYPKSKNFILFFLDLLMHVAFIESTCGREKCF; from the exons AAAAGTCCAAAAGTCAAGGAGAACTTCATCCAGGAGTCATATGTAACAAGTGTGGTAAACAAGTTCGTGGAAACCGTTACAAGTGTTTAATATGTCAAGAATATGAACTGTGTGAAGATTGTGAAAATCTAAGAGTTCATCTGGAACATGCAGTCATCAGAATTCCATCTCCAAGCACTCTTTGGATGCCACTGGTAACG GTTTCCAGTAATCCAGTATCACCAGCTGTGAAAAATAAACCTGTAGACTTCAACCAATCCACCAGGTGTAATGCTATTCCTTTTGATATCCATGAATACCAGCCACCACTTCAATCACGTCCAG GTTTTGCTGCGGCAATGTGTGACCCCTTCATGCATGACTGGTCCTTACTCTCAGACTCTGCTAACGCTAGTTCTTTGAGTCCTGGCAGTGGAGTTTCTAGAATTATTGATTCTATTACACATGATGAAGATATTCCTCGATCGGGTGGAACACATCAGCTGCCAAAGAAACCCATGTCTAGAAGTCTCTttgactttgatgatgatgacgatgatgatgatggagag TTACCAAAAGAATCAACACCTGAGGCGAAACCAAACAAACCTGAAGGGAAACCATTAGCAAGCATTGGTCCAAAAGATAACAAGCTTGATGAGAAACCCTTACCAATCaccaaaccaaaaccaaaacaagCTGAAACTGTTGAACTACCATCAAGTATTTCTGGTAATTCTACCCTAGGATCTCATTCACCTCCAAAGTCAAACCAGATAACAGAAGAGAAACCATCTCCTTCAGCCACTTCCATGGATTTTCCTGAAAGTCTAGAAAGTTCTTACTCACAATCTCAGCATGTTTCTAAATATGCAGATTCCTTAAACAAATCAAGAGAAGAAAGTCACTCAACAGCAGCTGTTAGCAACATAGGTGGTGCTGAAGCTGATGTATCACCTGACAGCTTAACATTGACCAATCAGGCTACAGCCATTACACAAGCGGATCCTGAGAAAACTGATGCAGCTACAAATGACAGTTCTGAAGACATACTACTTTCTAATAGTAATGGTaatactacagctactactactaccaacaataACTCTACAGAGGAGGGTGAAGTTGCTTCAAGAGAAGAGAACAGAAGCAATGAGGTAACATCAAATAATTCAGAAGACAATGAGACCACGACAGAAACAACTCCAGCAGCAGAACAACGAAGAAACAGAACCTCACCATCGGTTGACTACAATTTGTATTACCCTAAAagtaaaaatttcattttgttttttttagatttacTAATGCATGTTGCTTTCATTGAATCTACATGTGGCcgagaaaaatgtttttga